A window of the Pyrodictium abyssi genome harbors these coding sequences:
- a CDS encoding S-methyl-5'-thioadenosine phosphorylase — translation MVQFPPQPGIKAEIGIIGGSGLYDPGIVENPQEVKVYTPYGEPSDYIIVGTVRGRRVAFLPRHGRGHRIPPHRINYRANIWALKSLGVKWIISVSAVGSLREDYRPGDMVVPDQFIDMTKKREYTFFDGPVVAHVSMADPFCEQLRQEIITVGKELGFRIHERGTYICIEGPRFSTRAESRIWKDVFKADIIGMTLVPEVNLACEAQICYATIALVTDYDVWADKPVTAEEVTRVMKENTERARRLLYELIPRLPEAPDPARCSCCRSLETALL, via the coding sequence ATGGTGCAGTTTCCTCCTCAGCCGGGTATCAAAGCCGAGATTGGCATAATAGGCGGTAGTGGCCTTTACGACCCCGGCATAGTTGAGAACCCCCAAGAGGTCAAGGTGTACACACCATACGGCGAGCCCAGCGACTACATAATAGTTGGTACCGTCCGTGGAAGGCGTGTAGCCTTCCTACCGAGGCACGGTAGGGGGCATCGTATCCCGCCTCATAGGATAAACTATCGCGCTAACATCTGGGCCTTAAAGAGCCTTGGTGTCAAATGGATAATCTCTGTGTCTGCTGTTGGCTCCCTCCGCGAAGACTATCGTCCCGGTGACATGGTTGTACCTGACCAGTTCATAGACATGACGAAGAAGAGGGAGTACACGTTCTTCGACGGCCCTGTAGTAGCTCATGTTAGCATGGCAGACCCGTTCTGTGAGCAGCTCCGCCAGGAGATAATCACTGTAGGCAAGGAACTTGGCTTCCGTATACACGAGCGCGGCACCTACATCTGTATTGAGGGACCCCGGTTCTCTACTAGGGCCGAAAGCCGCATATGGAAGGACGTGTTCAAGGCCGACATCATAGGCATGACACTAGTACCAGAAGTAAACCTGGCGTGCGAGGCCCAGATATGTTACGCCACGATAGCTCTTGTGACCGACTACGACGTGTGGGCCGACAAGCCTGTCACAGCAGAAGAGGTCACGAGGGTAATGAAGGAGAATACTGAGCGTGCACGCCGCCTACTGTATGAGCTTATACCTAGGCTGCCAGAAGCCCCCGACCCGGCGAGGTGCAGTTGCTGCCGCTCCCTCGAGACAGCACTGCTCTAA
- a CDS encoding class I SAM-dependent methyltransferase: MTDYPVNEDTPSIELYMFKPHHNVVPGYVIVDIAARCRAYQTVDPVQLNGLTLGCINDTIVAKMGDKLIRINADIVNSLREDHVYVLSPKDGSLYPVEVRLSNAYMRLHFPRGVDAPTLMINGIHMHRVSDIGPLRDARYKVAAARVRHGHTVLDICTGLGYTAITSLEFGAKQVYTIEVSREVLAIAEFNPWSARLADNRVKIMLGDASKLIEFFPDSVFDRIVHDPPRFSIAGELYSSDFYRELYRVLRPGGVLFHYTGEPLRSRGHGHGPVVRGVIQRLRGVGFLRIRYNEKAQGVVAVKPRY, from the coding sequence ATGACAGATTATCCTGTCAACGAAGATACACCTTCCATAGAGCTGTACATGTTTAAGCCGCACCATAATGTAGTCCCAGGCTATGTCATTGTCGACATTGCCGCAAGGTGTAGAGCTTATCAAACTGTCGACCCGGTCCAGTTGAACGGCTTAACGCTAGGTTGTATTAATGACACTATTGTAGCCAAGATGGGCGACAAGTTGATCCGTATAAATGCTGATATAGTTAACTCGCTAAGAGAAGACCATGTCTATGTTTTATCGCCTAAAGATGGTTCCCTCTACCCTGTAGAGGTAAGGCTCAGCAACGCCTATATGAGGCTTCATTTCCCTCGAGGCGTAGATGCACCGACACTTATGATAAATGGCATACATATGCATAGAGTGAGTGACATTGGGCCTCTCCGTGATGCTAGATACAAGGTTGCAGCAGCACGTGTAAGACACGGCCATACAGTATTAGATATATGTACTGGTCTCGGCTATACTGCTATAACATCATTGGAGTTTGGCGCAAAGCAAGTATACACTATTGAGGTTAGCCGTGAGGTGCTCGCAATAGCCGAGTTCAATCCCTGGAGTGCCAGGCTAGCGGACAACCGTGTAAAGATCATGCTTGGTGACGCGAGTAAGCTTATAGAGTTCTTCCCGGACAGCGTGTTTGATAGGATAGTTCATGACCCGCCAAGATTTAGTATAGCTGGCGAGCTCTATAGTAGCGATTTCTATAGAGAGCTGTATCGCGTGCTTAGGCCTGGAGGTGTGCTCTTCCACTATACCGGCGAGCCGCTACGAAGCCGGGGACATGGCCATGGACCCGTTGTCAGGGGCGTGATCCAGCGGCTACGTGGTGTAGGATTTCTAAGAATACGCTACAACGAGAAGGCGCAGGGTGTAGTTGCTGTTAAGCCCCGCTATTAG
- a CDS encoding SWIM zinc finger family protein, translating to MHRLDTVAPIPGSSKARYRGSKRLLLEAARIINQGRLVYVRIIGPDAYVATVRGSKDVYTVYYNPARGYLRCTCPASTYHRLCKHAIAAKMYIDNLLRGVTRGSAETSYIIDTARM from the coding sequence GTGCACCGTCTGGATACAGTAGCTCCCATACCAGGTAGCTCCAAGGCCCGCTACAGGGGCTCTAAAAGACTGCTATTGGAGGCAGCCCGGATAATAAATCAAGGAAGACTCGTATACGTGAGGATAATTGGTCCAGATGCATATGTTGCCACAGTACGAGGAAGTAAGGACGTATACACCGTTTACTACAATCCCGCAAGAGGCTATCTACGATGCACCTGTCCGGCGTCAACGTACCATAGGCTCTGCAAGCACGCTATCGCCGCTAAGATGTACATAGACAATTTGCTTAGAGGCGTTACTAGGGGGTCAGCCGAAACCTCCTACATCATCGACACTGCGCGAATGTAG
- a CDS encoding geranylgeranylglycerol-phosphate geranylgeranyltransferase produces MARVVRLLKGIAELTRPHNLLVAAVTTLIGYGLVSKAYGYQLIEDTFAQAALIVILVAAAGYVINDYYDIETDRVAKPWRPLVSGAVQPNVARILAYILFLSGIIASTNLGPCVVVFVIVNAILLHEYSRWVKKTGFIGNMVVALNSAATIIFGGLVRSVELEVKVPYSVLLPAVYAFLFVLGREVVKGIEDVEGDKRVGISTVAVKCGVVCARRVAALLLGLVVAISPLPAVTGLYNWLYVAFAAIVDVSIAVSLINLYRASSYHELIVEARRARSLLKLGFLAGGVAFTAGLL; encoded by the coding sequence ATGGCCAGAGTTGTGCGGCTGTTGAAGGGGATAGCAGAGCTTACGAGGCCGCATAACCTCCTAGTAGCAGCAGTTACAACTCTCATAGGCTACGGGCTTGTCTCAAAAGCCTATGGCTACCAGCTGATTGAAGACACATTTGCCCAGGCAGCGCTCATAGTTATACTCGTCGCAGCAGCAGGCTATGTAATAAACGACTACTACGACATAGAAACGGATAGAGTCGCAAAACCCTGGAGGCCTCTTGTATCGGGGGCTGTACAGCCGAATGTTGCAAGAATACTGGCCTATATACTCTTCCTATCAGGGATAATAGCGTCAACAAATCTAGGTCCATGTGTGGTAGTATTTGTTATAGTTAATGCCATACTTCTTCACGAGTATTCGCGGTGGGTGAAGAAGACAGGGTTCATAGGAAACATGGTAGTAGCACTGAACTCAGCAGCCACCATAATATTCGGAGGGCTTGTGAGGAGCGTCGAGCTAGAAGTAAAGGTACCCTATTCAGTGTTACTACCAGCGGTATATGCATTCCTGTTTGTTCTTGGTAGGGAGGTGGTAAAGGGTATAGAGGACGTTGAGGGTGATAAACGCGTAGGCATATCTACGGTGGCTGTAAAGTGTGGTGTCGTGTGTGCCCGTAGAGTTGCAGCGCTACTGCTAGGCCTGGTAGTAGCCATAAGCCCCTTGCCAGCAGTAACCGGCTTATACAACTGGCTATACGTAGCGTTTGCTGCTATAGTCGATGTGAGCATAGCGGTCTCGCTCATAAACCTCTACCGTGCTAGTAGCTATCACGAGCTAATAGTAGAAGCTAGGCGGGCTAGGAGCCTACTCAAGCTAGGCTTCCTTGCAGGTGGAGTAGCCTTCACGGCGGGCCTCCTCTAG
- a CDS encoding tRNA(Phe) 7-((3-amino-3-carboxypropyl)-4-demethylwyosine(37)-N(4))-methyltransferase yields MCAALQLNTCSTDSWRRLREQLMNSFTHAMKEDMLDSDIVDMLAAINSVPCIATSSSCSGRIAVFSAPSPGDKRQGGIVYKWHRPVDPAELREAILNARNTGHRYVWASAQPPILALHTCSLRLADMIADIAINSGYKYTGYNYTSRSYYMFIIGSERIDIPLVFEGRTIVDLDYNLLANLLNSYLLLGKRKLNRLRRAFSSMLDLLRKGCEEATLV; encoded by the coding sequence ATGTGTGCGGCTCTACAGCTGAATACTTGTAGTACAGACTCGTGGAGAAGACTCCGCGAACAACTTATGAACAGCTTCACCCACGCCATGAAGGAAGATATGCTGGACTCCGATATTGTAGACATGCTGGCTGCTATCAACTCGGTTCCGTGCATAGCTACTTCAAGCTCCTGTAGCGGACGGATTGCTGTATTCTCTGCACCATCTCCGGGAGATAAGCGGCAAGGAGGCATAGTATACAAGTGGCATCGCCCAGTAGACCCGGCTGAGCTTAGGGAGGCTATACTCAACGCCAGGAATACTGGGCATAGGTACGTGTGGGCTTCTGCTCAGCCACCAATACTCGCGCTCCATACATGCAGTCTTAGACTAGCTGACATGATAGCAGACATAGCTATTAACTCTGGCTATAAGTACACCGGCTACAATTATACCTCAAGGTCATACTACATGTTCATTATCGGCTCCGAGAGGATAGACATACCACTAGTCTTTGAAGGTAGAACCATTGTTGACTTGGACTATAACCTACTTGCTAATCTGCTTAACTCGTACCTACTACTAGGTAAGCGCAAACTCAATAGGCTACGCAGAGCTTTCTCATCCATGCTAGACTTATTGAGGAAGGGCTGTGAAGAGGCTACCCTAGTCTGA
- a CDS encoding C/D box methylation guide ribonucleoprotein complex aNOP56 subunit (functions along with aFIB and aL7a; guides 2'-O-methylation of ribose to specific sites in RNAs) yields the protein MKVYIVDHFTGSYALSEDKNLVAYEHAPKSLDDMVEEALKIERGEPTAAYLRLLDKLKEMGVGTVVVETSEMARIASGKGFEVEVEPANEIARYFRGHVVEIATSTEFVKDKEEFYKLLHEFTIETTRRKLRRAAQKRDLLAAQAIRAIDDIDKTTNLFAARLREWYSLHFPELDDLVREHEDYVKIVAELGHRDNIIVENLVKLGFSEEKAKKIAEAAAKSMGADYPEFDIEPMQRLARITLELYKLRRDLSEYIAQVMKEVAPNITALVGPLLGARLISLAGGLEELAYLPASTIQVLGAEKALFRALRTGGKPPKHGVIFQYPDIHRSPRWQRGKIARALAAKLAIAAKVDYFTGRFIGDKLKEALRKRIEEIKRIYKKPPKRKEIKPAKPAKPARPARGRKGKKGRKGKGKRR from the coding sequence ATGAAGGTTTATATCGTTGACCACTTTACCGGCAGCTACGCGCTCAGCGAGGACAAGAATCTAGTAGCCTACGAGCATGCACCTAAGAGCCTTGACGATATGGTAGAGGAGGCGCTGAAGATAGAGCGCGGTGAGCCCACAGCAGCCTACCTAAGGCTCCTCGATAAGCTAAAGGAGATGGGCGTAGGAACGGTGGTTGTAGAGACCAGTGAGATGGCTAGAATAGCCTCTGGCAAGGGCTTCGAGGTAGAGGTTGAGCCCGCCAACGAGATAGCACGCTACTTTAGAGGCCATGTCGTGGAGATAGCCACTAGTACCGAGTTCGTGAAGGATAAGGAGGAGTTCTACAAGCTTCTACACGAGTTCACAATAGAGACAACTAGGAGGAAGCTACGCCGTGCAGCACAGAAGCGTGACCTGCTGGCAGCCCAGGCGATAAGAGCTATAGACGACATAGACAAGACGACCAACCTATTCGCCGCCAGGCTCCGCGAGTGGTACAGCCTACACTTCCCGGAGCTAGACGACCTCGTACGCGAGCACGAGGACTACGTCAAGATAGTAGCTGAGCTCGGCCACCGCGACAACATAATAGTTGAGAACCTCGTCAAGCTGGGCTTCAGTGAGGAGAAGGCGAAGAAGATAGCAGAGGCGGCGGCAAAGAGTATGGGTGCGGACTACCCGGAGTTCGACATAGAGCCCATGCAGAGACTCGCTAGGATAACCCTAGAGCTATACAAGCTACGCAGAGACCTCTCAGAGTACATAGCCCAGGTGATGAAGGAGGTAGCGCCAAACATAACAGCGCTCGTTGGTCCACTGCTGGGTGCACGCCTCATAAGCCTGGCTGGCGGTCTAGAGGAGCTAGCCTACTTGCCAGCAAGCACTATACAGGTACTAGGCGCCGAGAAGGCCCTCTTCCGTGCTCTAAGGACTGGAGGCAAGCCGCCAAAGCACGGTGTAATATTCCAGTACCCGGACATACACCGCAGCCCGCGCTGGCAGCGTGGTAAGATAGCTAGGGCACTAGCCGCTAAACTCGCTATAGCTGCTAAGGTAGACTACTTCACAGGCAGATTCATCGGTGACAAGCTAAAGGAGGCGCTACGGAAGAGGATAGAGGAGATAAAGAGGATATACAAGAAGCCGCCAAAGAGGAAGGAAATCAAGCCGGCAAAGCCTGCAAAGCCAGCCCGCCCGGCCCGTGGTAGGAAGGGCAAGAAGGGTAGGAAGGGCAAGGGTAAGAGAAGGTAG
- a CDS encoding fibrillarin-like rRNA/tRNA 2'-O-methyltransferase, whose amino-acid sequence MVEVVNVYEHERYKGVYVVELEDGSTRLATVNLAPGKRVYGERLFKWEDKELREWNPYRSKLAAALLKGIEELPIKPGHRILYLGAATGTTPSHVSDIIGLEGKIYALDVAPRVMRELIAVCETRPNMLPLLADAKKPYEYRHIVELVDGIYADVAQPEQAEIVADNADFFLKEGGYLLLAIKARSIDVTKEPSEVFRNQIEVLKNRGFEIVDMVHLEPFDKDHAMVYARYKPQK is encoded by the coding sequence ATGGTAGAGGTAGTAAATGTTTACGAGCATGAGCGCTACAAGGGCGTCTATGTAGTCGAACTCGAGGACGGCTCTACGAGGCTGGCAACAGTAAACCTAGCGCCGGGGAAGAGGGTTTACGGCGAGAGACTCTTCAAGTGGGAGGACAAGGAGCTCCGTGAGTGGAATCCGTACCGTAGCAAGCTTGCTGCAGCGCTGCTCAAGGGTATAGAGGAGCTGCCAATCAAGCCGGGGCACCGCATACTATACCTCGGTGCGGCTACGGGTACGACACCCAGCCATGTATCCGACATAATAGGTCTGGAGGGCAAGATCTACGCACTCGACGTAGCGCCGCGTGTGATGAGGGAGCTGATTGCCGTCTGTGAGACAAGGCCTAACATGCTCCCGCTACTGGCGGATGCTAAGAAGCCTTACGAGTATCGCCACATAGTAGAACTCGTTGACGGCATTTACGCTGACGTAGCGCAGCCGGAACAAGCAGAGATAGTGGCCGATAACGCGGACTTCTTCCTAAAAGAGGGCGGCTACCTCCTGCTAGCAATAAAGGCTAGGAGCATTGACGTAACAAAGGAGCCAAGCGAAGTATTCCGCAACCAGATAGAGGTGCTAAAGAACCGTGGCTTCGAGATAGTAGACATGGTCCATCTAGAGCCCTTCGACAAGGACCACGCTATGGTATATGCCCGCTACAAGCCTCAGAAGTAG
- a CDS encoding DUF61 family protein yields the protein MAYAGERLHRYIYHKAYRDKQFFESHRPAEYKSLAQLVGEENPGIRLVSGQYHVFDKSEIELLSSVLPWYMHNLVKLPFFFMYMRVGHVGRYKLVGPDRWAARALGYILEEDITKEKWELSGSEMRQLLSSFKTLIIVSLSISL from the coding sequence ATGGCCTACGCTGGAGAAAGACTACATCGTTACATATACCATAAGGCGTATAGAGATAAACAATTCTTCGAGTCGCATCGTCCCGCTGAATACAAGAGTCTAGCACAGCTTGTAGGCGAAGAAAACCCTGGTATACGGCTAGTGTCTGGACAGTATCACGTATTTGATAAGTCTGAGATAGAGTTGCTAAGTAGTGTACTTCCCTGGTACATGCATAATCTGGTTAAGCTACCATTCTTCTTCATGTACATGCGCGTAGGCCATGTAGGACGCTATAAGCTTGTGGGCCCGGACCGTTGGGCAGCAAGAGCATTAGGCTATATCCTAGAGGAGGATATTACAAAGGAAAAGTGGGAGCTTAGTGGGAGCGAGATGCGGCAACTGCTCTCGTCGTTTAAAACTCTTATAATAGTCTCTTTATCAATTTCACTGTAA
- a CDS encoding transcriptional regulator: protein MKSVEDVLWETIRTLQMYGYSVDKVVYPEDPRKRSIDVVASRNGESPLLVKIVEDTAQLQSRELRELRECSLLLDAAGLVVANKDGGVEIDYMVAHERSGVYVVSAAGLEAALNNSIYVVKRQGNYYMRVDGEKLREERMRKGYSLGDLAAMLSVSRRSVYMYEQEEVDISLNTALRLMDIFGEDVFKPIPILHEKLEQKRVPRLPRRRVGNESSEAGKAIETIVRAGGEAVETKRIPPDVVARLGDDKMLIVIERRRERRLEKRVYEAAKVAMKVVAKVIAITQRREYRAELEDYGVNIYTSFEEFVSEVGVEEAKKMHNSNSS, encoded by the coding sequence ATGAAGTCAGTAGAGGACGTACTGTGGGAAACCATAAGGACGCTACAGATGTATGGCTATAGTGTCGATAAGGTAGTGTACCCAGAGGACCCCAGAAAACGCAGCATAGACGTAGTGGCATCACGCAACGGCGAAAGCCCGCTGCTCGTAAAGATTGTCGAGGATACAGCGCAGCTACAGTCCAGGGAGCTTAGAGAGCTCAGGGAGTGTAGCCTGCTGCTGGACGCAGCGGGCCTGGTAGTAGCTAACAAAGATGGTGGTGTAGAGATAGACTACATGGTCGCCCACGAGCGGTCGGGCGTCTACGTAGTAAGCGCGGCTGGGCTAGAAGCGGCTCTCAACAACTCTATCTACGTGGTCAAGAGGCAGGGCAACTACTACATGAGGGTGGATGGTGAGAAGCTTAGAGAAGAACGGATGCGCAAAGGCTACAGCCTTGGCGACCTAGCGGCTATGCTGAGCGTCAGCCGTAGGAGCGTGTATATGTACGAGCAAGAGGAGGTGGACATATCACTAAATACAGCCCTTAGGCTAATGGACATATTCGGCGAGGATGTGTTTAAACCAATACCAATACTCCATGAGAAGCTAGAGCAGAAACGCGTACCGAGGCTTCCAAGACGGAGAGTAGGAAATGAGTCGTCTGAGGCCGGAAAGGCTATAGAGACTATAGTCCGGGCTGGCGGAGAGGCTGTTGAGACTAAGCGTATACCACCAGACGTAGTGGCAAGGCTTGGAGACGACAAAATGCTAATAGTTATAGAGCGACGGCGTGAACGTAGGCTCGAGAAAAGGGTATATGAGGCCGCTAAGGTGGCTATGAAGGTAGTTGCAAAGGTAATAGCTATCACGCAGCGGCGCGAATACCGCGCAGAGCTAGAAGATTACGGGGTCAACATATACACCAGTTTTGAGGAATTTGTATCCGAAGTCGGCGTCGAAGAAGCCAAAAAGATGCACAACAGCAACAGCTCTTAA
- the aspS gene encoding aspartate--tRNA(Asn) ligase gives MGISLRSRIHIAELLDKGEVGKEYTVAGWVDTVRAHGGIVFVVLRDRTGKIQLVVKKNVSKEAWKTAKNLTPESVIAARGTLVESKAALGGRELVVGELTVYSKADALPIDIKDHTKTILAKRLDWRFLDLRNPRNLLIFLIEAEMARAAREWFYEHGFVEIFTSKIVGAATEGGAEVFSIVYFDKPAFLAQSPQLYKQMGVIAGFERVFEIGPAFRAEPHHTTRHLTEYTSLDLEMGFIDSFEDVMDAVEGVVRAMIRRAISTYGSQIKEYFPNAILEEPKEIPRITIREAYKLLESAGVEVEWGEDLSSEGERKLGEIIEREYGSPMVFVTEYPWRARPFYTMKKPDDPEWTLSFDLLFRGLEIATGGQREHRYEVLVKQIEEKGLNPRNFEWYLNMFRFGAPPHGGAGIGLERVAMQLLGLGNIREARLLPRDPERLTP, from the coding sequence TTGGGGATAAGCCTGCGTAGCCGGATACACATAGCAGAACTACTCGACAAGGGCGAGGTAGGAAAGGAGTACACTGTAGCCGGGTGGGTAGACACAGTAAGAGCCCACGGCGGCATAGTATTCGTTGTCCTACGCGACCGTACCGGAAAGATACAGCTGGTTGTAAAGAAGAACGTGTCAAAGGAGGCGTGGAAGACTGCAAAGAATCTTACACCTGAAAGCGTAATAGCAGCACGCGGAACACTCGTTGAGAGCAAGGCAGCTCTAGGAGGCCGTGAACTCGTAGTAGGCGAGCTCACAGTATACTCCAAGGCGGATGCACTCCCCATAGACATAAAGGACCATACAAAGACTATACTGGCAAAAAGGCTTGACTGGAGGTTCCTAGACCTACGTAACCCAAGGAACCTTCTAATCTTCCTCATAGAGGCCGAAATGGCTAGAGCAGCCAGGGAATGGTTCTACGAGCACGGCTTCGTGGAGATATTTACATCAAAGATAGTGGGCGCTGCTACAGAAGGCGGTGCAGAGGTATTCAGCATAGTCTACTTCGATAAGCCAGCATTCCTGGCACAGTCTCCACAGCTCTACAAGCAGATGGGCGTAATAGCCGGGTTTGAGCGTGTCTTCGAGATAGGTCCAGCCTTCCGTGCAGAGCCGCACCACACTACACGTCACTTGACGGAGTACACGAGCCTAGACCTAGAGATGGGGTTCATAGACAGTTTCGAGGATGTGATGGACGCCGTAGAAGGCGTAGTACGCGCCATGATAAGGCGAGCTATATCAACCTATGGTAGCCAGATAAAAGAGTACTTCCCTAACGCCATACTCGAAGAGCCGAAGGAGATACCAAGAATAACCATCCGCGAGGCCTACAAACTACTCGAGTCAGCAGGAGTGGAAGTAGAATGGGGCGAAGACTTGAGCAGCGAGGGCGAGAGGAAGCTAGGTGAGATAATCGAACGCGAGTATGGCTCCCCGATGGTGTTCGTGACAGAGTACCCATGGCGTGCTAGACCCTTCTACACTATGAAGAAGCCAGACGATCCAGAGTGGACTCTGAGCTTCGACCTGCTGTTCCGTGGACTCGAAATAGCGACAGGCGGGCAGCGCGAGCACCGGTACGAAGTACTAGTAAAGCAGATAGAAGAGAAGGGTCTAAACCCTAGGAACTTCGAATGGTACCTCAACATGTTCCGCTTCGGGGCGCCTCCACATGGAGGTGCAGGTATAGGTCTTGAGAGAGTAGCCATGCAGCTACTAGGACTCGGCAATATACGCGAAGCCCGCCTACTGCCACGTGACCCAGAACGACTGACACCA